Proteins encoded in a region of the Candidatus Hydrogenedens sp. genome:
- a CDS encoding right-handed parallel beta-helix repeat-containing protein: MNQRLLISLLCLLFIPFLAKSQSVASENEICLFVSPQGNDAWSGSIPEVNESKTDGPLGSIQAVLDKVKRIRNSENGDKVIHVFLRGGSYLLNEPIQITPEHSGKEKAPTIFESYQGEKPIISGGKKISGWKKEEKWWVADVPEFKNSKSSLGSVWVNRQRRQPARTPNATNPFGDYPSKKDFFTAKKYEYIPEGENQPGTLKVFYGENDDIQPWNSISNSYCVIFCKWAVPLLPIRSIDTNERRLDLNVPPNFWFGVTFSENQKFYIEHLFEGLDTQGEWYLNRQEGRLYYIPYPDEDMNTAEVIVPVLEQLLLFEGNPGDQKFVKDMIFKGIEFAYTNFSVGDRGHSDPQAEVSISGAIQGVGARNCIFEKCTVQHVSNYAFWWREGSQDNVIRQCHLYDMGAGGIKIGETANAETDETTGPETADKKQLYLYEKLGEKGCGNNLVDNCFIHEGGRLLRAGIGVWIGRSSYNKVTHNEICDFRYSGMSIGWCWGYAPSSAHHNSIEYNHIHNIGKAQLADMGGIYTLGISPETVLRNNHIHDIMCDPDQYGGWGLYTDEGSSFIVLENNVVHHTLTGNFHQHYGRENQVINNIFALSAREQIIRSREEEHISFIFERNIVYYDNNQLLGSNWTNNKWQMDKNCYWNTIGEVTFKGKSLQQWQELGFDKNSIIADPLFVDSQKGDFRLKADSPALKLGFKPIDMSQIGLYGEDEWVNLPKKYDRIPCPLSSK; encoded by the coding sequence ATGAATCAACGTCTCTTAATCTCTTTACTTTGTTTGTTATTCATCCCATTCTTGGCTAAATCCCAAAGCGTCGCCAGTGAGAATGAGATTTGCCTGTTTGTGTCACCACAAGGAAATGATGCTTGGTCAGGAAGCATACCTGAAGTAAATGAATCTAAAACGGATGGTCCCTTAGGGAGTATACAAGCAGTACTTGATAAGGTTAAGAGAATTCGAAACTCTGAAAATGGCGACAAGGTGATACACGTTTTTTTAAGAGGTGGTAGTTATCTATTGAATGAACCTATTCAGATTACACCAGAGCACTCTGGAAAAGAAAAAGCACCAACCATTTTCGAATCCTATCAAGGAGAAAAACCTATTATTTCGGGTGGAAAAAAGATTTCAGGATGGAAAAAGGAAGAAAAATGGTGGGTTGCTGATGTCCCAGAATTTAAAAACAGTAAATCTTCGCTGGGTTCTGTTTGGGTCAATCGACAACGGAGGCAACCTGCACGAACACCTAATGCTACAAACCCATTTGGGGATTATCCATCTAAAAAGGACTTCTTCACTGCGAAAAAGTATGAATACATTCCCGAAGGTGAAAACCAACCTGGCACCTTAAAAGTATTTTATGGAGAAAATGATGATATACAACCCTGGAATTCTATCAGCAATAGCTACTGCGTTATTTTCTGCAAATGGGCTGTACCATTGCTCCCTATTCGTTCGATTGATACCAATGAAAGACGCTTGGATTTAAATGTTCCCCCTAATTTTTGGTTTGGTGTCACTTTTTCTGAGAACCAGAAGTTTTATATTGAGCACCTTTTTGAGGGACTTGATACTCAAGGTGAATGGTATTTGAACCGTCAAGAAGGCCGTCTCTACTATATACCTTACCCTGATGAAGATATGAATACTGCGGAAGTTATTGTTCCTGTTCTGGAACAATTGTTGTTATTTGAGGGAAATCCTGGTGACCAGAAATTTGTCAAGGACATGATTTTTAAGGGAATTGAATTTGCCTATACCAATTTTTCTGTTGGAGACCGAGGACATTCCGACCCGCAAGCAGAAGTATCCATTTCAGGAGCCATCCAGGGCGTAGGGGCACGAAATTGTATCTTTGAAAAATGTACAGTTCAGCATGTTAGCAACTATGCCTTCTGGTGGCGTGAGGGTTCACAAGACAATGTTATTCGCCAGTGTCACTTGTATGATATGGGGGCAGGCGGAATAAAAATAGGGGAAACCGCTAATGCGGAAACAGATGAAACCACAGGACCAGAAACCGCCGATAAAAAGCAATTGTATTTATATGAAAAATTAGGGGAAAAAGGATGTGGAAACAATCTCGTCGACAACTGCTTTATCCATGAGGGTGGTCGCTTATTACGGGCAGGAATAGGCGTATGGATAGGTAGAAGTTCTTATAATAAGGTAACTCACAATGAAATATGTGATTTCCGTTATTCAGGAATGTCCATAGGTTGGTGCTGGGGTTATGCTCCCAGTTCCGCACATCATAATAGTATTGAATACAACCACATTCATAATATCGGAAAAGCACAATTAGCAGACATGGGAGGTATTTATACCTTAGGCATTTCACCAGAAACAGTACTGAGGAACAATCATATCCATGATATCATGTGTGACCCGGACCAATACGGCGGTTGGGGACTCTATACAGACGAAGGGAGTTCCTTCATCGTCTTGGAAAACAATGTCGTTCATCACACCCTTACGGGAAATTTCCATCAACACTACGGACGAGAAAACCAAGTCATTAACAACATTTTTGCACTCTCAGCAAGAGAACAAATCATAAGAAGCAGAGAAGAAGAACACATCTCTTTTATCTTTGAGAGAAATATTGTCTACTATGACAACAATCAACTATTAGGAAGCAACTGGACAAACAATAAATGGCAAATGGATAAAAACTGTTATTGGAACACCATCGGTGAAGTTACCTTTAAAGGCAAATCCTTACAGCAATGGCAAGAATTAGGCTTTGATAAGAACAGTATCATAGCCGACCCCCTATTTGTGGATTCCCAAAAAGGGGACTTCCGATTAAAGGCCGACTCACCAGCACTTAAATTAGGCTTCAAACCGATTGATATGTCACAAATCGGACTATATGGTGAAGACGAATGGGTTAACCTCCCTAAAAAATACGATAGAATCCCATGCCCCCTCTCTTCAAAATAA
- a CDS encoding M23 family metallopeptidase, producing MKKKSIHVYFVILVLSLFLFSCARHRHIAPLQVPIREEVSKGAWGFPLASSSFVVTSPFGESRRHRGRHYKHQGIDIKAEKNTPVLATQKGQVIFAGKSGDYGLLVCIKHDMNWESRYAHLRKINVKRGQSVKKGQVIGKVGKSGNATGYHLHFELRRNNVPVNPQPYLSSRK from the coding sequence ATGAAGAAAAAGTCTATCCATGTTTATTTTGTCATACTGGTTTTAAGTTTGTTTCTTTTCTCATGTGCACGGCATAGACATATTGCACCTTTACAGGTTCCAATTCGAGAAGAGGTTTCTAAGGGAGCATGGGGATTTCCACTTGCAAGTTCGTCATTTGTGGTTACTTCACCATTTGGCGAATCAAGGAGGCATAGAGGTAGACATTATAAACATCAAGGAATAGATATAAAGGCTGAAAAAAATACACCTGTATTGGCAACTCAAAAAGGTCAGGTAATTTTTGCAGGTAAATCAGGTGATTATGGTTTGCTAGTCTGCATCAAACATGATATGAATTGGGAATCTCGTTATGCTCATTTACGGAAAATCAATGTTAAACGAGGTCAATCGGTAAAGAAGGGACAGGTTATCGGTAAAGTGGGCAAAAGCGGAAATGCAACAGGTTATCATTTGCATTTTGAGTTACGGCGAAATAATGTTCCTGTTAATCCACAACCCTATCTTTCCTCGAGAAAATAG
- a CDS encoding TIM barrel protein: MATKKNSNTNAESKNMQAVYRFSFGPWNIDEGADPFGPPVRKPEPLAKKMRVAKELGFDGMQFHDDDAVPDLDNKTGSEIEKEAKKVKKMLDNEGLVAEFVAPRLWFSPKTIDGAYTSNDPACRKYAIERTKKAIDIMNILGTHNMVLWLAREGTYIRESKNVRLAVLQIRDAINEMLAYDKNVIILIEPKPNEPVDSAIIPTIGHAIGLAYITNDPDRVCCLVETAHSILAGLDPADDMAYALAHRKLRSVHLNDQGGLKFDQDKSFGSYNLRRAFNQVRVLEEYGYGRNGEWIGLDVKTMRTQKQAVNTKHLKNSLATFKLLVEKVRAMDKKLVAQLIAERDYEELDRYILSLLMGVKYS; the protein is encoded by the coding sequence ATGGCAACAAAAAAGAATAGCAACACAAATGCAGAGTCAAAAAATATGCAAGCGGTTTATCGTTTTTCTTTCGGTCCGTGGAATATTGATGAAGGAGCAGACCCGTTTGGTCCACCAGTACGAAAACCCGAACCACTTGCAAAGAAGATGCGAGTCGCTAAGGAATTAGGCTTTGATGGTATGCAATTTCATGATGATGATGCTGTGCCCGATTTGGACAATAAAACAGGTTCTGAAATAGAAAAGGAAGCAAAAAAAGTTAAAAAGATGCTGGACAACGAAGGTTTAGTTGCGGAGTTCGTGGCACCACGTTTATGGTTTTCACCCAAGACTATTGATGGTGCATATACGAGCAACGACCCTGCATGTCGGAAGTATGCAATTGAAAGGACGAAAAAGGCAATCGATATTATGAATATCTTAGGGACACATAACATGGTGTTATGGTTGGCGAGAGAAGGCACCTATATTCGTGAGAGTAAGAATGTTCGACTTGCAGTTCTACAAATCAGAGACGCTATTAACGAAATGCTCGCTTATGATAAAAATGTTATTATCTTAATTGAGCCAAAACCTAATGAGCCAGTTGATAGTGCAATTATTCCCACTATCGGACATGCTATTGGCTTGGCATACATAACGAACGACCCAGACCGTGTTTGTTGTCTTGTTGAGACTGCACATTCTATCCTTGCTGGATTAGACCCAGCCGATGATATGGCATATGCATTGGCTCATCGAAAATTAAGAAGTGTGCACTTAAACGACCAGGGTGGATTAAAATTCGACCAGGATAAATCCTTTGGCTCATATAACCTCCGCCGTGCTTTTAATCAGGTAAGAGTCCTTGAAGAATATGGATATGGTAGGAATGGTGAATGGATTGGCTTGGATGTCAAAACAATGCGAACTCAAAAACAAGCAGTCAATACAAAACATCTGAAGAACAGTCTGGCAACGTTTAAACTACTGGTCGAAAAAGTCAGAGCCATGGATAAAAAATTAGTAGCACAACTCATAGCAGAGCGAGACTATGAAGAACTTGATAGATACATCCTTTCACTTTTAATGGGTGTTAAATATAGTTGA
- the proS gene encoding proline--tRNA ligase, whose protein sequence is MSKGITKRSEDYSQWYIDIVLKAELADYSPVKGCMVIRPNGYGIWENIQKNLDRMFKETGHVNAYFPMLIPESFLKKEAEHVEGFAPECAVVTHGGGKPLEEPLVIRPTSETIIWATYKNWISSYRDLPLLINQWANVCRWEMRTRLFLRTTEFLWQEGHTAHASFEEAEEETLRMIRVYQRFAEDYMAMPVIVGKKTESEKFAGAIHTYCIEALMQDGKALQAGTSHNLGQNFAKAFDVKFQDKDKELKYVYATSWGVSTRLIGGMIMTHSDDQGLVIPPKLAPLPVVIVPIWRSEEEQQKVSEFARNITSDWDPLFYKIDDRDQYKPGYKFNEWELKGVPLRIEIGPRDVQNHQVVLVRRDNAEKITMGIDNLKEHVQNTLTEIQNNLFKKAKERTEANTFTVDSYDEYKERIEQGGFFRVFLDHTNPEVEQRLKEETKSTIRCIPFDAPEEEGPCMITGKPCKYRVIAAQSY, encoded by the coding sequence ATGAGCAAAGGAATAACCAAACGCTCTGAAGATTATTCCCAGTGGTATATTGACATTGTATTAAAAGCAGAATTAGCGGATTATAGTCCTGTAAAGGGTTGTATGGTTATCCGACCTAATGGTTATGGTATCTGGGAAAATATTCAAAAGAATCTCGACCGTATGTTCAAAGAGACAGGACATGTCAATGCTTATTTTCCTATGCTCATTCCTGAAAGTTTCCTAAAAAAAGAAGCGGAACATGTAGAAGGTTTTGCTCCAGAATGTGCGGTAGTGACGCATGGAGGCGGAAAACCTTTAGAGGAACCATTGGTAATTCGCCCAACCTCAGAAACAATTATCTGGGCTACTTATAAGAATTGGATAAGTTCTTACCGCGATTTACCTCTGCTCATCAATCAATGGGCAAATGTATGTCGCTGGGAAATGCGAACACGGCTCTTCCTCCGTACCACAGAATTTCTCTGGCAGGAAGGTCATACCGCTCATGCTTCTTTCGAGGAAGCAGAAGAAGAAACCTTGCGAATGATTCGAGTATACCAACGGTTTGCAGAAGATTATATGGCTATGCCCGTAATTGTGGGGAAAAAAACAGAATCCGAAAAATTTGCAGGTGCAATTCATACCTATTGCATCGAAGCCCTTATGCAGGATGGGAAAGCCTTGCAAGCAGGGACATCCCATAACTTAGGACAGAATTTTGCAAAAGCCTTCGATGTAAAGTTTCAGGATAAAGACAAAGAATTAAAATATGTATACGCTACCAGTTGGGGCGTATCAACACGGCTTATTGGTGGAATGATAATGACACATTCGGATGACCAGGGGCTGGTTATTCCCCCCAAATTAGCACCTCTGCCCGTAGTAATTGTCCCCATCTGGCGTAGTGAGGAAGAACAGCAAAAAGTGTCTGAGTTTGCACGAAATATCACCAGCGATTGGGACCCACTTTTCTATAAAATTGATGACCGTGACCAGTATAAACCTGGCTATAAATTCAATGAATGGGAACTGAAAGGCGTTCCTTTACGAATCGAAATCGGTCCCCGTGATGTGCAAAATCATCAAGTAGTCCTTGTAAGAAGAGACAATGCAGAAAAGATAACTATGGGTATTGATAATTTAAAAGAACACGTGCAAAATACCCTAACAGAGATACAAAACAACCTCTTCAAGAAAGCCAAAGAAAGAACCGAAGCAAATACATTTACTGTCGATTCTTATGATGAATATAAAGAACGAATTGAACAAGGTGGTTTCTTCCGGGTATTTCTTGACCATACCAATCCCGAAGTAGAACAACGATTAAAAGAAGAGACCAAATCGACCATACGCTGTATTCCATTTGATGCACCCGAAGAAGAAGGTCCCTGTATGATAACTGGTAAACCCTGTAAATATCGCGTCATTGCAGCTCAATCATATTAA